Proteins found in one Bremerella volcania genomic segment:
- a CDS encoding tetratricopeptide repeat protein, translated as MRILSTHKLICSGVLVLAACGWAVAEPVRLTLDETDQPVTAATVAPVQHTEPIRPTASRPFSLSLTADGDPPESSAVRQASAQEPPTPNQDTRVSVRPPDGAQVAQPIANGPLRVYGIHEEKIDNPAALQGTSRFTQSTTPLQPTKKAQVDASPMDEAPLSRFSQAPVSVTPNPEAKTTSPATVEPSNATTMAAATEAFSVWQIFPGKTSLAQIESQWGKPVQSRRIDQDKHVRLYQQQDFAKVEIAVEKDQIVSVFLIPAKPMSLDLVEQKFDLTNIEPAAVRDSSGRHLGKIYPERGVLIPQSAEGSPLEVDRIIVQAPSAESFMIRASSRSPLEFRDRLNDYQLAIAQEPYSAEAWYETSLILHRLGRDTEAFEAARKATSGVGSSAEHRLHRTLLTVVQGNLASGIHNTQQIAEDVTVPEHVRAKAHCQWGDLLQMAGPQKNREAVQHHVKAIEIASPLVNDANQQVRRAAKQVLVDAHMALAIDIATGDWEKKEQTVNQWLLRSKVYIDDMVTNEEGTGELRMAWLTKSLMAHSFYNAPFDPGDSIDQIVGQYRELHGKTDDPFFHRALEWETGQALSQAVFIEHSRGKHDSALKLADQTRAFLRGGLAGREVGIADHLLLGNLYFRAGAICAVQKQDHNAAVHWYELAMQHLTDQSLQNIMLDRRGESLVSMGVSFWATGNREQGVALTEQGKSLIESATAQNAALQKKLIVPLDNLAEMHRELGNAQKSAQYTASAQKIRQALGDNTISR; from the coding sequence ATGCGTATTTTATCGACTCACAAACTGATCTGCTCAGGGGTTTTGGTCCTCGCTGCTTGCGGGTGGGCTGTTGCCGAACCGGTTCGTCTCACGTTGGACGAGACCGACCAGCCAGTCACCGCAGCAACGGTAGCCCCAGTACAACATACCGAGCCGATCCGCCCGACCGCCTCGCGCCCATTCTCCCTTTCGCTGACCGCGGATGGAGATCCGCCCGAATCTTCCGCCGTTCGTCAGGCTTCCGCCCAAGAGCCACCAACACCCAACCAAGACACCAGGGTATCGGTCCGCCCCCCCGATGGCGCTCAGGTTGCACAGCCGATAGCCAACGGCCCGCTGCGGGTCTATGGGATTCACGAAGAGAAAATCGACAATCCTGCGGCCCTCCAAGGGACTTCGAGATTCACCCAGTCGACCACGCCGCTCCAGCCAACCAAAAAAGCCCAGGTCGATGCATCACCGATGGACGAGGCACCACTCTCGCGATTCTCCCAGGCACCGGTTTCGGTAACGCCTAATCCTGAAGCTAAGACAACATCCCCGGCGACTGTCGAGCCTTCGAATGCTACGACCATGGCAGCCGCAACCGAGGCTTTCTCGGTCTGGCAGATCTTCCCTGGTAAAACATCGCTGGCGCAAATCGAAAGTCAATGGGGCAAGCCCGTTCAATCACGACGTATCGATCAAGACAAGCACGTTCGGCTATACCAGCAGCAAGATTTCGCCAAAGTCGAAATCGCGGTCGAAAAGGATCAGATCGTTTCAGTGTTTCTGATCCCTGCCAAACCGATGTCGCTTGACCTGGTAGAGCAGAAGTTTGATCTCACCAACATCGAACCAGCCGCCGTGCGCGACTCGTCGGGACGTCACCTCGGAAAGATTTATCCCGAACGCGGCGTCCTAATTCCCCAGTCCGCGGAAGGAAGTCCTCTGGAGGTCGATCGCATCATCGTTCAAGCTCCATCGGCCGAATCGTTTATGATCCGGGCCAGCAGTCGCTCGCCGCTCGAATTCCGCGACCGATTGAACGACTATCAATTGGCAATCGCCCAGGAGCCGTATTCCGCGGAAGCCTGGTACGAAACCTCGTTGATCCTGCATCGCTTGGGACGGGATACGGAAGCCTTCGAAGCGGCCAGAAAAGCAACCTCCGGCGTCGGCTCTTCCGCCGAACATCGTCTGCATCGCACGCTGCTGACCGTCGTTCAAGGCAACCTGGCCAGCGGCATCCACAACACGCAGCAGATCGCGGAAGACGTGACCGTGCCTGAGCACGTACGGGCTAAAGCGCATTGCCAATGGGGCGATCTCTTGCAGATGGCAGGACCGCAAAAAAACCGCGAAGCAGTGCAGCATCACGTCAAAGCGATCGAGATCGCCTCGCCGCTGGTGAACGATGCCAATCAGCAGGTACGCCGCGCAGCCAAGCAGGTTCTCGTCGATGCTCACATGGCACTGGCGATCGATATCGCCACCGGCGATTGGGAAAAGAAAGAACAGACCGTCAATCAGTGGCTCTTGCGATCGAAGGTCTATATCGATGACATGGTCACCAACGAAGAGGGAACCGGCGAGCTTCGCATGGCATGGCTGACTAAGTCGTTGATGGCGCATAGTTTTTACAATGCTCCGTTCGATCCCGGCGATTCGATCGATCAGATTGTCGGTCAATATCGCGAGTTGCATGGCAAGACGGACGATCCCTTCTTCCACCGTGCTTTGGAATGGGAAACAGGCCAGGCCCTGTCGCAGGCCGTCTTCATCGAACACTCGCGCGGCAAGCACGATTCCGCATTGAAACTGGCTGATCAGACCCGAGCCTTTCTCCGAGGTGGATTGGCCGGCCGAGAAGTCGGCATCGCCGATCACCTGTTGCTCGGGAATCTTTATTTTCGTGCCGGTGCCATTTGTGCCGTCCAGAAGCAGGATCACAACGCAGCTGTCCACTGGTACGAACTGGCCATGCAGCACCTCACCGACCAGTCCCTGCAAAACATCATGCTCGATCGCCGCGGCGAATCGCTGGTGAGCATGGGTGTTTCCTTCTGGGCGACCGGAAACCGCGAGCAAGGCGTTGCGTTGACCGAGCAAGGCAAGTCGCTGATCGAGTCGGCGACCGCTCAAAACGCGGCCTTGCAGAAGAAGCTGATCGTTCCGCTCGACAATCTGGCCGAGATGCATCGCGAACTGGGCAATGCCCAGAAGAGTGCCCAATATACGGCATCGGCCCAGAAAATCCGCCAGGCGCTGGGCGACAATACGATCTCGCGATAA
- a CDS encoding anthranilate synthase component II, whose protein sequence is MILLIDNYDSFTYNLVQRLGEIDPTLDLQVYRNDQIDCATIEKLAPTHLIVSPGPCTPNEAGISVEAIKHFADKLPILGVCLGHQSMGQAFGGTIVRAERLMHGKTDEIHHDGKGLFEGMPNPFIATRYHSLVIKPDTLPDGFEVAAWSVMPNGEKEIMSIRHKSLPLLGLQFHPESFLSETGTDMLKRFLEIQPATSP, encoded by the coding sequence ATGATTTTGCTGATCGACAACTACGATTCGTTCACCTACAACCTCGTACAGCGGCTGGGGGAGATCGATCCGACCTTGGATCTTCAAGTCTACCGAAACGACCAGATCGACTGCGCGACGATTGAAAAGCTCGCGCCGACGCATCTGATCGTTTCTCCAGGGCCATGCACGCCCAACGAAGCTGGCATTTCGGTCGAAGCAATCAAGCACTTCGCCGACAAGCTGCCGATCCTCGGCGTTTGCCTGGGGCATCAATCGATGGGACAGGCATTTGGTGGAACGATTGTACGTGCCGAACGACTCATGCATGGCAAAACCGACGAGATCCACCACGATGGCAAGGGGCTGTTTGAAGGGATGCCCAATCCTTTCATCGCCACGCGCTACCATAGCCTGGTGATCAAGCCGGATACCCTGCCCGATGGTTTCGAGGTCGCCGCTTGGAGCGTGATGCCCAATGGCGAGAAGGAAATCATGTCGATCCGCCACAAATCGCTTCCCTTGCTGGGTCTGCAATTCCATCCTGAGAGCTTTCTCAGTGAAACGGGTACGGACATGCTAAAGCGTTTTCTGGAGATTCAACCAGCCACGAGTCCCTAA
- a CDS encoding molybdopterin molybdotransferase MoeA codes for MLSVTEALEEVSRHAFRLPTQECLAIEAMGMALAEDVISPVESPAFDKAMMDGFALIAADTDHGNVNLEIVEEITAGNTASEAIESGQAARIMTGAPLPPGADSVIMVEDTQIDSENVDRVQILQQVKRGSHVLKKGELLSKGQVVIPAGSIIRPVEVGILSDFTGAKALVHRRPTVAIISTGDELVGPNIEPGPGQIRNTNGPMLEAMAIEAGAVVKQLGIVRDNRDELSAAIAEGLEADVLLISGGMSVGVKDLGPSLLAEQGVEKIFHKVKLKPGKPLWFGKQGGTDNPTLVFGLPGNPASSLVCFHLFVRTALNELVGRSNVSPFVSGFLLTRDFVNPGNRPVFFPAFASRKEGGGATIAPLNWKGSADLATLAQANALACFEENSQYEAGQFVSAVMV; via the coding sequence ATGTTATCGGTCACTGAGGCCCTCGAAGAAGTATCTCGCCACGCGTTTCGTTTACCCACGCAAGAGTGCCTCGCGATCGAAGCCATGGGAATGGCTCTCGCAGAAGACGTGATCAGCCCGGTCGAGTCCCCCGCCTTCGATAAAGCCATGATGGATGGCTTCGCTTTGATTGCCGCCGATACCGACCACGGCAACGTCAATCTGGAAATCGTCGAAGAGATCACCGCCGGAAACACGGCCAGCGAAGCCATCGAGTCGGGGCAAGCGGCACGCATCATGACCGGAGCACCGCTGCCGCCGGGTGCCGATTCGGTCATCATGGTCGAAGATACGCAGATCGACTCCGAGAACGTCGATCGCGTGCAGATTCTCCAACAAGTAAAGCGCGGCAGCCACGTGCTGAAAAAAGGGGAACTGCTTAGCAAAGGGCAGGTCGTGATCCCTGCCGGCTCGATCATTCGCCCAGTCGAGGTGGGCATCCTGTCTGATTTCACCGGAGCCAAAGCGCTCGTCCATCGCCGCCCAACGGTCGCCATCATCTCGACCGGAGATGAGCTGGTGGGTCCCAACATCGAACCGGGCCCCGGACAAATCCGCAACACCAACGGACCCATGCTCGAAGCGATGGCGATCGAGGCGGGTGCGGTCGTCAAACAATTGGGCATCGTTCGCGACAACCGGGATGAACTTTCCGCTGCAATCGCCGAGGGCCTGGAAGCGGACGTCTTGTTGATCTCAGGCGGAATGTCGGTGGGCGTGAAGGACTTGGGGCCTTCGCTTCTGGCAGAGCAGGGGGTTGAAAAGATCTTTCACAAAGTCAAGCTCAAGCCTGGGAAGCCACTCTGGTTTGGCAAACAGGGTGGCACCGACAATCCGACGCTCGTCTTTGGTCTGCCAGGCAACCCGGCCAGTAGCCTGGTTTGCTTCCACTTGTTTGTGCGGACGGCGTTGAATGAACTGGTGGGGCGAAGCAACGTCTCCCCGTTCGTTTCCGGCTTCTTACTGACACGTGACTTCGTCAATCCTGGTAATCGCCCCGTTTTCTTCCCGGCGTTTGCCAGTCGCAAAGAGGGTGGCGGTGCGACGATCGCTCCACTCAACTGGAAGGGCTCAGCCGATCTGGCCACGCTCGCCCAGGCCAACGCACTGGCCTGTTTCGAGGAGAATAGCCAGTACGAAGCTGGACAATTCGTGTCGGCTGTGATGGTCTAG